One Fibrobacter sp. UBA4297 DNA window includes the following coding sequences:
- a CDS encoding rhomboid family protein, with the protein MKPFKYLPKALQTLLLANAVVFIIAFLGRGIEVDLGAGYGSLTDYINYYGAFMPRVPLELWRYVTYMFIHFDFMHFFFNMLMLWMFGSEVAEWMGARHFVSMYFFCGVFAALFSFFMCLLGLTNNPIIGASGALMGVFVAYYKFFPERMILMFFVIPMRIKHAMWVMIALDILFANSGDMIAHFAHLGGVVAGFLYMAVYQNGPKVLYNSPLSAIFRLFSRNPEKYNRDRSSSSRSNSRRFNEPEVLEGEVFYVDEQKRMDEILKKVERCGIQSLSESEREFLLKAGDKLRRRRGGF; encoded by the coding sequence ATGAAGCCATTTAAATATTTGCCCAAGGCGTTGCAGACGCTTTTGCTTGCGAATGCAGTCGTTTTCATTATTGCGTTTCTTGGGCGTGGTATAGAAGTCGATTTGGGGGCCGGCTATGGGAGCCTCACAGATTACATTAACTATTACGGCGCCTTTATGCCACGTGTCCCGCTGGAACTTTGGCGTTACGTGACGTACATGTTCATCCATTTTGACTTTATGCATTTCTTCTTTAATATGCTGATGCTCTGGATGTTCGGTTCCGAAGTGGCAGAATGGATGGGTGCACGTCATTTTGTCTCGATGTACTTTTTCTGCGGAGTTTTTGCTGCGCTGTTCAGCTTTTTCATGTGCTTGCTCGGGCTTACGAACAATCCGATTATCGGAGCGTCGGGCGCTTTGATGGGCGTGTTTGTCGCGTATTACAAGTTCTTCCCGGAACGTATGATTCTCATGTTCTTTGTCATTCCGATGCGAATCAAGCATGCAATGTGGGTGATGATTGCGCTCGATATCCTCTTTGCAAATTCGGGCGACATGATTGCGCACTTTGCCCACTTGGGCGGTGTCGTGGCCGGCTTCCTTTACATGGCGGTTTACCAGAATGGACCGAAGGTGCTTTACAATTCGCCGCTTTCGGCTATTTTCCGCCTGTTTTCCAGAAATCCTGAAAAGTATAATCGAGACCGTAGTTCGAGTTCGCGTTCGAATTCGCGCCGTTTCAATGAACCGGAGGTTCTCGAAGGTGAAGTGTTCTACGTAGATGAACAGAAACGCATGGACGAGATCCTCAAGAAGGTGGAACGCTGTGGC